Proteins encoded together in one Verrucomicrobiota bacterium window:
- a CDS encoding UbiA family prenyltransferase: MSSKMKLLHTLLILGRISNLPTVWSNILCAWFLCEQIISRDLFFIALIISLVYIGGMYLNDYLDADFDEIHCSERPIPSGKINKLMVLVLGLLWMVGAILITMILFEHTSVTWLALLVAMVCIYNWIHKKTPLAILAMGGCRFLIYPMTASIFSAEVSVKIFWAGLGMFLYIVGLSGVARSSNAQPVLKIVSVGFILVSITLVFLTADLQISGMSIISLVALLLGAGYFLFVTRPISVGTIVEGLLAGIILLDFLKVSWSVGIEITFGSIFIGLFLLSLLAQRKIPAN; the protein is encoded by the coding sequence GTGTCATCAAAAATGAAGTTGCTACACACATTGTTGATACTTGGACGTATATCCAATCTTCCCACAGTTTGGTCAAATATTCTCTGTGCTTGGTTTTTGTGTGAGCAAATTATTTCCAGAGATCTCTTTTTTATAGCTCTAATCATCAGTCTCGTTTACATCGGTGGTATGTATCTTAACGATTATCTTGATGCAGATTTTGATGAAATACATTGTTCTGAACGGCCTATCCCATCAGGTAAAATCAATAAGCTTATGGTGCTTGTACTTGGCTTGCTCTGGATGGTTGGCGCTATTCTGATCACTATGATTCTATTTGAACACACTAGTGTGACATGGCTGGCGCTATTGGTTGCAATGGTTTGTATTTATAACTGGATACATAAAAAAACTCCTTTGGCTATTTTGGCAATGGGTGGGTGTCGATTCCTTATTTATCCCATGACAGCAAGCATTTTTAGCGCTGAAGTTTCAGTGAAGATTTTTTGGGCAGGGTTGGGGATGTTTTTGTATATTGTTGGTCTCTCTGGAGTTGCAAGAAGTTCTAATGCACAACCTGTTTTAAAGATAGTCTCCGTTGGTTTCATTTTAGTTTCAATTACTTTGGTCTTTTTGACTGCTGATTTGCAAATCAGTGGGATGAGCATAATTTCTTTAGTGGCTCTACTATTGGGTGCTGGATATTTTCTTTTTGTGACTAGGCCTATTTCTGTGGGAACAATTGTAGAAGGGCTACTTGCAGGTATTATTTTGCTAGATTTTTTGAAAGTATCGTGGTCTGTAGGCATCGAGATAACTTTTGGGAGTATATTCATAGGGCTTTTTTTGCTTAGCTTATTGGCGCAAAGAAAGATTCCTGCCAATTAA
- a CDS encoding 3-dehydroquinate synthase, with product MIDAFFSEKFTVTYEHRLYFTRDSFNAKNSLLQDLICEADQKSKVLIAVDEKVARASSELLQSIHSYMESNADLLELRDLILMPGGELLKNDDKYLKLLYHKIEDARLCRHSYVIALGGGALLDLVGYAAATAHRGVRHLRMPTTSLSQGDGGVGVKNGINFNHKKNFIGSFAPPYAIINDLDFLKTLPQKDARGGLSEAIKVALIKDIKFFEWIEDNLHELKSFEGKAIAYLIQRSAELHIRHITGNGDPFETGSARPLDFGHWSAHKLEQMSDFEMSHGDAVAIGIALDTIYGHLLGNLNEGKLNRVLSLLSKLGFPLFCEELGQGELLEGLLEFQEHIGGELTITLLDDLGKSYETHQMISEKIVSSVEFLKNWTQNTLCK from the coding sequence ATGATAGATGCCTTTTTTAGTGAGAAATTTACGGTTACTTATGAACATCGGTTGTATTTCACTAGAGACAGCTTTAATGCCAAGAATAGTCTTCTACAAGACTTGATTTGTGAAGCTGATCAAAAAAGTAAAGTGCTTATTGCAGTAGATGAAAAGGTCGCACGGGCAAGCTCTGAACTACTCCAGTCTATCCATTCATATATGGAGAGTAACGCTGATTTATTGGAGTTGAGAGATCTCATTCTTATGCCAGGCGGTGAGTTGCTGAAAAACGATGATAAATATCTAAAGCTGCTATATCATAAAATTGAAGATGCTAGATTATGCCGACATTCCTATGTAATTGCATTAGGAGGGGGGGCTTTGCTTGATCTCGTAGGTTATGCTGCAGCGACTGCTCATAGGGGGGTAAGACACCTCCGTATGCCTACCACCAGTTTAAGCCAGGGTGATGGAGGGGTAGGTGTCAAAAACGGCATCAATTTTAACCATAAGAAAAACTTTATTGGAAGCTTTGCTCCTCCCTACGCTATTATTAACGATCTTGATTTTCTCAAAACTTTACCACAAAAAGATGCTCGTGGAGGACTTTCGGAAGCTATAAAAGTTGCTCTCATCAAAGACATTAAATTTTTTGAATGGATCGAAGACAATCTTCATGAACTTAAGTCTTTTGAAGGTAAAGCGATAGCTTATCTCATACAAAGAAGCGCAGAGCTGCATATTCGACACATTACAGGTAATGGCGATCCTTTTGAAACAGGTTCTGCGAGGCCTTTGGACTTTGGGCATTGGTCAGCACATAAACTTGAGCAAATGTCAGACTTTGAAATGAGTCACGGCGATGCAGTAGCAATCGGCATTGCTCTAGACACGATCTACGGGCATCTTCTAGGAAATCTTAATGAGGGAAAGCTCAATAGGGTTTTGTCCTTGTTGTCTAAGCTTGGGTTCCCCTTGTTTTGTGAAGAATTGGGGCAAGGAGAATTGCTAGAGGGTTTATTGGAATTTCAAGAGCACATTGGAGGGGAGCTGACGATTACTCTACTGGATGATTTAGGAAAGTCTTATGAAACGCATCAAATGATCTCAGAAAAGATCGTAAGTTCTGTGGAGTTTTTGAAAAATTGGACCCAGAACACTCTATGCAAATGA